A genomic window from Silene latifolia isolate original U9 population chromosome Y, ASM4854445v1, whole genome shotgun sequence includes:
- the LOC141628325 gene encoding uncharacterized protein LOC141628325: protein MAGDDDAVPTPKIDSTSLYYLGSHGVPEAKISNVVLRRDNYDDWKNSMRMSLKSRRKFGFIDGSIKKPTDPFYLENWEVVHCILVQWIRNTIDPSLLDTISYVEDASVLWKDLAEQFFVVDGTVIHNIKTQLHNCVQTKGMDVMTYYGKLKIIWDSLVVHEPPFACHCGGCKCNIGPDSTKRLDNERLHQFFMGLDSSLCGNIRSQQLQLDPLPSLARAYHAVLQEERLRAPSQAVVDVGDVVAFATPHQPLFCHDTRGHESSTCYIKLQRFPDWWGDRPRTLAELRRVRAARRFCGGSGSSAGPRDSSGATGAALGSG, encoded by the coding sequence ATGGCCGGTGACGACGATGCCGTTCCGACTCCCAAAATTGATTCTACTTCACTATACTACCTTGGTTCCCATGGTGTTCCCGAGGCAAAAATCTCGAACGTGGTACTCCGTCGTGACAACTACGACGATTGGAAAAATTCTATGCGTATGTCCTTGAAATCGCGCCGCAAATTCGGTTTTATCGACGGCTCTATCAAAAAACCGACTGATCCCTTCTACCTTGAAAATTGGGAAGTTGTTCATTGTATTCTTGTGCAATGGATACGCAACACCATCGATCCTTCTCTCCTTGACACGATTTCCTATGTCGAGGATGCATCTGTTTTGTGGAAAGATTTGGCCGAGCAGTTCTTCGTTGTCGACGGTACTGTAATTCATAATATTAAAACTCAACTTCATAATTGCGTTCAAACTAAAGGTATGGATGTTATGACTTATTACGGAAAACTTAAAATTATTTGGGACTCTCTTGTCGTTCATGAGCCCCCTTTTGCTTGTCACTGTGGCGGTTGCAAGTGTAATATTGGTCCCGATTCTACTAAGCGACTCGATAACGAGCGTCTCCATCAATTTTTTATGGGACTTGATTCCTCTTTGTGTGGTAATATTCGGTCACAACAGCTACAATTGGACCCCCTCCCTTCTCTTGCTCGTGCTTACCATGCGGTTCTCCAGGAGGAGCGGCTTCGTGCTCCCTCCCAAGCCGTGGTGGATGTTGGTGATGTCGTGGCTTTTGCCACACCGCATCAGCCTTTATTTTGTCATGATACACGAGGCCATGAGTCCTCTACTTGTTATATTAAATTGCAACGTTTTCCGGATTGGTGGGGTGATCGCCCCCGTACTCTTGCTGAATTGCGTCGGGTTCGAGCTGCTAGGCGCTTTTGTGGGGGTTCTGGTTCGTCTGCTGGGCCGCGTGACAGCTCGGGTGCCACTGGTGCAGCCTTGGGCAGCGGGTAA